One region of Mycolicibacterium lutetiense genomic DNA includes:
- a CDS encoding DUF3515 domain-containing protein, translating into MTDSHTSDGPPRALLIAAVVVAVSVLITVLGIAASRQRSPEQQPVAIPAIPAPQADSQQCHDLLKALPQQLGDFRRATTVDPTPPGTAAWRAEPDTEPVVLRCGLERPTDFIVGTPLQVVDEIQWFRVGETGPVAPGTEADDQARSTWYAVDRPVYVALTLPAGSGPTPIQQISGQIARTMPAQEPAPAPAR; encoded by the coding sequence GTGACCGACTCGCACACCTCCGACGGACCGCCCCGCGCCCTGCTGATCGCGGCTGTGGTCGTTGCGGTTTCGGTGCTGATCACGGTCCTCGGTATCGCGGCGTCCCGGCAACGCTCACCCGAGCAGCAACCCGTCGCCATCCCGGCGATACCGGCGCCACAGGCCGACAGCCAGCAGTGCCATGACCTGCTCAAGGCACTGCCCCAACAGCTTGGTGATTTCCGGCGGGCCACCACCGTCGACCCCACCCCGCCGGGCACCGCGGCCTGGCGGGCCGAACCCGACACCGAGCCGGTGGTCCTGCGTTGCGGGCTGGAGCGCCCCACCGATTTCATTGTCGGCACTCCGCTACAGGTGGTCGACGAGATCCAGTGGTTCAGGGTGGGAGAAACCGGCCCGGTAGCCCCCGGAACGGAGGCCGATGATCAGGCCCGCAGCACCTGGTACGCGGTCGACCGTCCGGTGTACGTCGCCCTGACCCTGCCCGCCGGGTCAGGACCGACGCCTATTCAGCAGATCTCCGGTCAGATCGCCCGCACCATGCCCGCCCAGGAGCCGGCACCGGCTCCGGCGCGCTGA
- the recG gene encoding ATP-dependent DNA helicase RecG — MATLGDRLDLVIGAKAAKPLQEHFDIVTVNDLLRHYPRKYSDGMTVRGEGEALDLEEGEHVTFIEVVTETKTGGMKPTFNKKTGRQTSRTWLRVTLGEHRPTVTATFFNAGWMVDKLEKGTRLMLSGEVKYFRNNLQLDHPAFLVLNPPPGKQIGTKSLKTIASASGATGEEMLAEFERDFFPIYPASAKVQSWDIYACVRQTLDVLDPVPDPLPESFVREHNLMTEDEALRAVHLAENTTARERAGERLTFDEAIGLQWALVARRYSELSESGPAAPRTGDGLAAAMRGRLPFELTAGQSEVLEVISGELASTRPMNRMLQGEVGSGKTIVSVLAMLQMVDAGYQCALLAPTEVLAAQHARSIRDVLGPLAMAGQLGGAESSTGVALLTGSMTAPQKRAVRDEVASGRAGIVVGTHALLQEAVEFHNLGMVVVDEQHRFGVEQRDTLRAKARDGLTPHLLVMTATPIPRTVALTVYGDLETSTLRELPRGRQPITTNAIFISQKPAWLDRAWARIREEVAAGRQAYVVASRIDESDKSGDKSEERGGPPPVTVVELFDRLGAGPLSGLRLGLMHGRLSGEEKDAVMGLFRAGEIDVLVCTTVIEVGVDVPNSTMMVVMDADRFGISQLHQLRGRIGRGQHPSLCLLATRLPETSKAGERIKAVAATLDGFALADLDLDERREGDVLGLNQSGRTINLRFLSLRDHLEVIQEARAFCEQRYAQSPHDPGMDLLAAQFVNTDRVEYLDKA, encoded by the coding sequence GTGGCCACTCTCGGCGACCGGTTGGATCTGGTGATCGGGGCAAAGGCAGCCAAGCCGCTCCAGGAGCATTTCGACATCGTCACCGTCAACGATCTGCTTCGGCATTACCCCCGTAAATACAGCGACGGGATGACGGTCCGCGGAGAAGGTGAGGCCCTCGATCTGGAGGAAGGTGAGCACGTCACGTTCATCGAGGTCGTCACCGAGACCAAGACCGGCGGCATGAAGCCGACCTTCAACAAGAAGACCGGACGGCAGACGAGCCGGACGTGGCTGCGGGTCACCCTGGGTGAGCATCGGCCCACCGTGACTGCGACGTTCTTCAACGCGGGGTGGATGGTCGACAAGCTGGAAAAAGGTACGCGGCTGATGCTCTCCGGCGAGGTCAAGTACTTTCGCAACAATCTGCAGCTGGACCATCCGGCGTTCCTGGTCTTGAATCCGCCGCCCGGCAAGCAGATCGGGACCAAGTCGCTCAAGACCATCGCGTCGGCATCGGGTGCCACCGGTGAGGAGATGCTGGCGGAGTTCGAACGAGACTTCTTCCCGATCTACCCGGCCTCGGCGAAGGTGCAGAGCTGGGACATCTACGCGTGCGTGCGCCAGACGCTCGACGTCCTCGACCCGGTCCCGGACCCGCTCCCGGAATCCTTTGTCCGCGAACACAATCTGATGACCGAAGACGAGGCGTTGCGGGCCGTCCATTTGGCCGAGAACACTACTGCGCGGGAGCGGGCCGGCGAGCGGTTGACCTTCGACGAAGCCATCGGGCTGCAATGGGCGCTGGTGGCCCGGCGCTACAGCGAACTGAGTGAATCCGGCCCTGCCGCACCACGAACCGGCGACGGATTGGCCGCCGCGATGCGGGGTCGGCTGCCGTTCGAACTGACCGCCGGGCAGTCCGAGGTGCTGGAGGTGATCTCGGGCGAGTTGGCCTCGACGCGGCCGATGAACCGGATGTTGCAGGGCGAGGTGGGCTCGGGCAAGACCATCGTGTCGGTGCTGGCGATGCTGCAGATGGTCGATGCGGGCTACCAGTGTGCGCTGCTGGCGCCCACCGAGGTGCTTGCCGCACAACATGCGCGCTCGATCCGCGACGTGCTGGGTCCGCTGGCGATGGCGGGCCAACTCGGCGGCGCTGAATCCTCGACCGGGGTCGCGCTGCTCACCGGGTCGATGACGGCGCCGCAGAAGCGTGCGGTGCGCGACGAGGTGGCGTCCGGGCGGGCCGGCATCGTTGTCGGCACCCATGCACTACTGCAAGAGGCGGTCGAGTTCCACAATCTGGGCATGGTGGTCGTCGACGAACAGCACCGGTTCGGTGTGGAGCAACGGGACACATTGCGCGCCAAGGCCCGTGATGGATTGACGCCCCATCTGCTGGTGATGACGGCCACGCCGATACCCCGCACCGTCGCGCTCACCGTGTACGGCGATCTGGAGACCTCGACGCTGCGCGAACTGCCGAGGGGGCGCCAGCCCATCACCACCAACGCCATTTTCATCTCGCAGAAGCCGGCCTGGCTGGACCGGGCCTGGGCCCGCATCCGCGAGGAGGTGGCCGCGGGGCGTCAGGCCTATGTGGTCGCCTCGCGCATCGACGAATCCGACAAGTCCGGTGACAAGAGCGAAGAGCGCGGGGGTCCGCCGCCGGTCACGGTGGTCGAGCTGTTCGACCGGTTGGGTGCGGGTCCGCTGTCCGGGTTGCGGCTCGGCCTGATGCACGGCCGACTGTCCGGTGAGGAGAAGGACGCGGTGATGGGCTTGTTCCGGGCCGGCGAGATCGATGTGCTGGTGTGTACCACCGTCATCGAGGTCGGCGTCGATGTGCCCAACTCCACCATGATGGTGGTGATGGACGCCGACCGGTTCGGCATCAGCCAGCTGCATCAGCTGCGCGGCCGGATCGGCCGGGGGCAGCATCCCAGCCTGTGCCTGTTGGCCACCCGGCTGCCGGAGACGTCCAAGGCAGGTGAACGGATCAAGGCCGTGGCGGCGACCCTGGACGGATTCGCCCTGGCGGATCTGGATCTCGACGAGCGTCGCGAGGGAGATGTGCTGGGCCTCAACCAGTCCGGGCGCACCATCAACTTGCGCTTCCTGTCTCTGCGGGACCATCTCGAAGTGATCCAGGAAGCCCGGGCATTCTGCGAGCAGCGCTACGCGCAGAGTCCGCATGATCCCGGAATGGACCTGCTGGCAGCACAATTCGTGAATACGGACCGCGTCGAATATCTGGACAAGGCATGA
- a CDS encoding DAK2 domain-containing protein, which translates to MSARQLDASALRAWAHAAVDDLIVHTDEINRLNVFPVADADTGTNMLFTMRSAWAHVDAEPVGADLAVVAGALAAGALQGARGNSGVILSQILLGLAEVITTAAARRDGGLSAVDGALFGTALRHAAVLAVTSMGDPVPGTIVSVLQAAAVAGEQCAAAGGEVAEVAAAAGEAASAALDRTPEQLDVLAKAGVVDSGGRGLLVLLDAMTATLAGHVPRRPVYTPASPQATLAAAAAPPQFEVMYLLSGCGAPAVEGLRAALEQIGESVAIAASGSDQYSVHVHLDDAGAAVEAGLGVGSLNRIQITALTVAAGVRPAGGWARERAVLAVVDGDGGVELFAGEGAQVLRPDAGAPINAQQLLRALIDVGAAQVMVLPNGYVAAEELVAGCTAAIGWGIDVVPVPAGSMVQGLAALAVHDEGRQAVDDGYTMARAAAGARHGAVRIATEDALTWAGACQPGDGLGIAGDEVLIVGPDLTSAAAGLIDLLMVAGGELITVLTGDGVDGLVGDALQAHVRRQHLGAELVTYHTGHHGDALLIGVE; encoded by the coding sequence ATGTCGGCTCGGCAGCTGGATGCCTCCGCTCTGAGGGCCTGGGCTCACGCCGCTGTCGATGATCTGATCGTCCATACCGACGAGATCAACCGGCTCAATGTGTTCCCGGTGGCTGATGCCGATACCGGGACAAACATGCTGTTCACGATGCGTTCGGCGTGGGCGCATGTCGATGCCGAGCCGGTTGGCGCCGACCTCGCAGTGGTGGCGGGCGCGTTGGCGGCCGGGGCATTGCAGGGGGCTCGGGGCAACTCCGGAGTGATCCTGTCCCAGATTCTGCTCGGCCTGGCCGAGGTCATCACCACCGCTGCGGCCCGGCGTGACGGCGGTCTCTCCGCGGTGGACGGCGCGCTGTTCGGCACGGCGCTGCGTCACGCCGCCGTCCTGGCTGTCACCTCCATGGGTGATCCAGTGCCGGGGACGATCGTGTCCGTGTTGCAGGCGGCCGCCGTGGCCGGTGAACAGTGCGCGGCCGCTGGCGGCGAGGTTGCCGAGGTGGCGGCCGCTGCCGGTGAGGCTGCATCGGCCGCCCTGGACCGCACACCGGAACAACTTGATGTGCTGGCCAAGGCCGGGGTGGTCGATTCCGGCGGTCGTGGCCTGCTCGTCCTGCTAGACGCCATGACGGCCACATTGGCCGGCCACGTGCCCCGCCGGCCGGTCTACACCCCGGCCTCGCCGCAGGCCACGCTGGCGGCCGCGGCGGCACCGCCACAGTTCGAGGTCATGTACCTGCTGAGCGGGTGCGGTGCGCCTGCCGTCGAGGGGCTGCGGGCAGCGCTGGAGCAGATCGGTGAGTCGGTGGCGATCGCCGCCTCGGGCAGCGATCAGTACTCGGTGCACGTCCACCTCGACGATGCCGGGGCTGCGGTCGAGGCTGGGCTGGGGGTGGGGTCGCTGAACCGGATTCAGATCACTGCGCTGACCGTCGCCGCCGGCGTCCGGCCCGCCGGGGGCTGGGCCCGCGAGCGCGCCGTGCTGGCAGTGGTCGACGGGGACGGCGGTGTCGAACTGTTCGCCGGTGAGGGTGCGCAGGTGTTGCGACCCGATGCCGGCGCGCCGATCAACGCGCAGCAGCTGCTGCGGGCCTTGATCGATGTGGGTGCGGCCCAGGTCATGGTGCTGCCCAACGGGTATGTCGCCGCAGAGGAGTTGGTCGCGGGCTGCACGGCGGCGATCGGCTGGGGGATCGACGTGGTGCCGGTGCCTGCGGGATCGATGGTGCAGGGGCTGGCGGCGCTGGCCGTCCACGACGAGGGACGACAGGCCGTCGACGACGGGTACACGATGGCGCGCGCCGCCGCGGGTGCGCGGCACGGTGCGGTGCGGATCGCCACCGAAGATGCATTGACCTGGGCGGGCGCCTGTCAGCCGGGCGACGGGCTTGGCATCGCCGGCGATGAGGTGCTGATCGTCGGGCCGGACCTCACCTCGGCGGCCGCCGGGTTGATCGATTTGCTGATGGTGGCCGGCGGAGAGCTGATCACCGTGCTCACCGGCGACGGTGTCGACGGCCTCGTGGGGGACGCGCTGCAGGCCCACGTGCGCCGCCAGCACCTCGGTGCCGAATTGGTGACGTATCACACAGGGCACCATGGTGACGCCCTGCTGATCGGGGTCGAGTAG
- the rpmB gene encoding 50S ribosomal protein L28 yields the protein MAAVCDICGKAPGFGKSVSHSHRRTSRRWDPNIQSVRAVARPGGNKQRVNACTSCIKAGKVSRG from the coding sequence ATGGCTGCCGTGTGCGATATCTGCGGAAAGGCACCTGGCTTCGGCAAGTCGGTGTCGCACTCGCATCGGCGGACCAGCCGGCGCTGGGATCCGAACATCCAGTCGGTGCGTGCCGTGGCGCGCCCGGGTGGCAACAAGCAGCGCGTGAACGCCTGCACCTCCTGCATCAAGGCCGGCAAGGTCTCGCGCGGCTAG
- a CDS encoding cystathionine gamma-lyase, whose product MDGLYGDSTRSVKAVGLESIPGQPVAPIPVPASAFHLSPDEAEPLDSYGRSSNPSWRQLEAALAELEGAAAALTFGSGMAAITSALRVLARPGSTLVVPADGYYQVRRYAVEYLAPQGITVIEASVAEICEASAHADVVLAETPANPGLDVVDLHRLAMTCRSRGATLVVDNTAATPLGQQPLSLGADLVVASATKSLSGHSDLIAGYVAGSQPELMAAVERDRLLAGPILGAFEAWLVLRSLGSAGLRFERQCQNAAALAMMLRSHPAVRSVRYPGLPDDPAHDLAASQMKRFGGLVSIELADAAAVHTLVERSALLIASTSFGGIHTSVDRRARWGDPVPAGFARISAGIEDTEDLLADVEHALQR is encoded by the coding sequence GTGGACGGCCTGTACGGAGATTCCACTCGGAGCGTCAAAGCTGTTGGCCTGGAATCGATTCCAGGACAGCCGGTGGCGCCCATCCCGGTGCCGGCGTCGGCGTTCCATCTCTCGCCCGACGAAGCCGAGCCGCTCGACAGCTACGGCCGCAGCTCCAACCCGTCGTGGCGGCAGCTCGAAGCGGCCCTCGCCGAACTGGAAGGGGCCGCCGCTGCGCTCACGTTCGGATCGGGCATGGCCGCGATCACCTCGGCTCTGCGGGTCCTGGCCAGACCGGGATCCACGCTTGTCGTCCCCGCTGACGGCTACTATCAGGTCCGTCGTTACGCGGTAGAATACCTTGCGCCACAAGGTATTACGGTGATCGAAGCGAGTGTTGCCGAGATCTGTGAGGCGTCCGCTCACGCTGACGTGGTCCTCGCCGAGACACCGGCCAATCCGGGGCTCGACGTCGTCGACCTGCACCGGCTGGCAATGACCTGCCGTAGTCGCGGCGCCACGCTCGTCGTCGACAACACCGCCGCCACACCGCTTGGTCAGCAACCGCTTTCGCTCGGCGCCGACCTCGTGGTGGCCAGTGCCACGAAGTCACTGTCGGGACACAGTGATCTGATAGCCGGCTACGTGGCAGGCAGCCAGCCCGAGCTGATGGCCGCGGTGGAGCGCGACCGGCTGCTGGCCGGGCCCATCCTTGGTGCGTTCGAGGCATGGTTGGTGCTGCGCAGCCTCGGTAGTGCCGGACTGCGCTTCGAACGGCAGTGCCAGAACGCCGCAGCCCTGGCGATGATGCTGCGCAGCCATCCTGCGGTGCGCTCGGTGCGCTATCCCGGACTACCCGACGATCCGGCACACGACCTGGCGGCCTCCCAGATGAAGCGTTTCGGCGGGCTGGTGTCGATAGAGCTGGCCGACGCCGCCGCGGTGCACACCCTGGTCGAGCGCAGCGCACTGCTCATCGCCTCGACCAGCTTCGGCGGGATCCACACCTCGGTCGACCGCAGGGCCCGCTGGGGCGACCCGGTGCCCGCCGGGTTCGCCCGCATCTCGGCCGGGATCGAAGACACCGAAGACCTGCTCGCCGACGTGGAGCACGCACTGCAGCGGTGA
- a CDS encoding HNH endonuclease family protein produces the protein MTRRRMWWLAAAVALAVVVAVQVAWSTQRPDRFSAQAQPPSVAPGVDLLAGVPEIPMRVRSNDYRRAAYGDSWDDDNSAPGGHNGCDTRNDILDRDLVDKTFVAIKRCPTAVATGTLHDPYTNAVVSFVRGNRTGASVQIDHIVPLALAWDLGARDWPDDLRLRFANDPANLLAVAGKPNQDKGDQEPARWMPPNQAFWCQYSVQFVEVLRGYALPVDTASAGVLRDAAGTCPTG, from the coding sequence ATGACCCGCCGCCGGATGTGGTGGCTGGCCGCCGCCGTGGCACTCGCAGTGGTCGTCGCCGTCCAGGTGGCGTGGTCGACACAACGTCCCGACCGGTTCTCCGCCCAGGCGCAACCGCCCAGCGTCGCGCCCGGGGTCGACCTGTTGGCCGGAGTGCCCGAGATACCGATGCGGGTGCGGAGCAACGACTATCGCCGCGCGGCGTACGGTGACTCATGGGACGACGACAACAGCGCCCCCGGTGGCCACAACGGCTGTGACACCCGCAACGACATCCTCGACCGCGACCTCGTGGACAAGACCTTCGTCGCGATCAAGCGGTGTCCGACCGCCGTGGCGACCGGCACCCTGCACGACCCGTATACCAATGCGGTCGTGTCATTCGTCCGAGGCAACCGGACCGGTGCCTCGGTGCAGATCGACCACATCGTGCCGTTGGCATTGGCCTGGGACCTGGGCGCGCGAGACTGGCCCGACGATCTGCGGCTGCGGTTCGCCAACGACCCGGCCAATCTGCTGGCGGTCGCCGGAAAACCCAATCAGGACAAGGGCGATCAGGAACCCGCCCGCTGGATGCCGCCCAATCAGGCGTTCTGGTGTCAGTACTCGGTGCAGTTCGTCGAGGTGCTGCGCGGCTACGCGCTCCCGGTCGACACCGCGTCGGCCGGGGTTCTCCGCGACGCCGCGGGCACCTGCCCGACGGGCTAG
- a CDS encoding Lrp/AsnC ligand binding domain-containing protein, whose product MVEAYVLIQTEVGRAEVVAKQLAGLPGVVSAEYVTGPYDVVLRLSADTLTALQSDVVPAVQQVPGITRTLTCPIANAGRP is encoded by the coding sequence GTGGTGGAGGCTTACGTGCTGATCCAGACCGAGGTGGGTCGCGCCGAAGTCGTCGCCAAACAGCTCGCCGGACTGCCCGGCGTGGTGTCCGCCGAATACGTGACCGGGCCCTATGACGTGGTTTTGCGTCTCAGCGCCGACACGTTGACGGCGCTGCAATCCGATGTGGTCCCGGCCGTGCAGCAGGTACCCGGAATCACCCGGACCCTGACCTGCCCGATCGCCAACGCCGGCCGGCCATAG
- a CDS encoding D-alanine--D-alanine ligase family protein — translation MTARNQTGSRTRVAVVYGGRSSEHAISCVSAGSILRNLDPERFEVVAVGITPDGSWVLTDGSPETLAITDGRLPEVTEASGTELALPAAPNRSGQLLALSNGPGELLAAVDVVFPVLHGPYGEDGTIQGLLELSGIPYVGSGVLSSAAGMDKEFTKKLLVAEGLPIGDFVVLRPSRDGSDPTLDLEQRERLGLPVFVKPARGGSSIGVSRVATWDELPAAIELARHHDPKVIVEAAIPGRELECGVLEFPDGQIEASTVGEIRVAGVRGREDGFYDFATKYLVDAAELDVPAKVDDDVSAEIRRLAVRAFTAIDCQGLARVDFFLTDDGPVINEINTMPGFTTISMYPRMWAASGVDYPTLLTAMVETALARGTGLR, via the coding sequence GTGACAGCCCGCAATCAGACCGGATCCCGCACCCGCGTCGCCGTGGTCTACGGCGGGCGTAGCTCTGAGCACGCGATTTCCTGCGTATCGGCAGGCAGCATCCTGCGCAACCTCGACCCGGAGCGATTCGAGGTCGTCGCCGTCGGGATCACCCCCGACGGATCGTGGGTCCTGACCGACGGAAGTCCGGAGACGCTCGCGATCACCGACGGCCGGCTGCCCGAGGTGACCGAGGCGTCCGGTACCGAGCTCGCGCTGCCGGCCGCCCCGAACCGCAGCGGTCAGCTGTTGGCGCTGAGCAATGGTCCCGGTGAGCTGTTGGCCGCCGTCGACGTGGTCTTCCCGGTACTGCACGGGCCCTACGGCGAGGACGGCACCATCCAGGGCCTGCTGGAGTTGTCCGGGATCCCGTACGTCGGCTCCGGAGTGTTGTCCAGTGCCGCGGGTATGGACAAGGAGTTCACGAAGAAGCTGCTCGTCGCCGAGGGCCTGCCGATCGGCGACTTCGTGGTGCTGCGTCCCAGCCGCGACGGTTCAGATCCGACCCTGGATCTGGAACAGCGGGAGCGCCTCGGCCTGCCGGTGTTCGTCAAGCCTGCCCGGGGTGGCTCGTCGATCGGCGTCAGCCGGGTCGCGACGTGGGATGAGCTGCCTGCCGCGATCGAACTCGCGCGCCACCACGACCCGAAGGTCATTGTCGAGGCCGCGATCCCGGGGCGCGAACTGGAATGCGGCGTCCTCGAATTCCCCGACGGCCAGATCGAAGCCAGCACCGTCGGCGAGATCCGGGTGGCCGGCGTGCGCGGACGCGAGGACGGCTTCTACGACTTCGCCACCAAATACCTTGTCGACGCAGCCGAACTGGACGTACCCGCCAAGGTTGACGACGACGTCTCGGCGGAGATCCGCCGGTTGGCCGTGCGTGCCTTCACCGCGATCGACTGCCAGGGGTTGGCTCGCGTCGACTTCTTCCTGACCGACGACGGCCCGGTGATCAACGAGATCAACACGATGCCGGGGTTCACCACCATCTCGATGTATCCGCGGATGTGGGCGGCCAGCGGTGTCGACTACCCCACCTTGCTGACCGCGATGGTCGAGACTGCGCTGGCCCGCGGTACCGGACTGCGTTGA
- a CDS encoding aldo/keto reductase, translating to MTSSDGAAIPTVTLNDDRTIPVVGLGVGGLSDSEAERAVSTALEAGYRLIDTAAAYENEAGVGRAIAASGIPREEISVTTKLAITDHGFTSSQDAGRASLERLGLDYVDLYLIHWPGNDIGKYVDSWGGLMALKQAGLTRSTGVANFSPENLSTIVDLTYVAPAVNQIELHPLLNQSAWRAANAQYNVVTQAYSPLGVGSLLDNPAVTAVAEAHGKTPAQVLIRWSIQLGNSVISRSTNPERIASNLDVFGFELTADEIAALDSLDNGTRFRPDPATFTG from the coding sequence ATGACCTCCTCGGACGGGGCCGCGATTCCCACCGTCACGCTGAACGACGACCGTACGATCCCGGTCGTCGGTCTCGGCGTCGGCGGACTCTCGGATTCCGAGGCAGAGCGCGCCGTGTCCACGGCCTTGGAAGCCGGTTACCGGCTGATCGACACCGCGGCGGCCTATGAAAATGAGGCCGGGGTCGGCCGTGCCATCGCGGCATCGGGCATCCCGCGCGAGGAGATCTCGGTCACCACCAAGCTGGCCATCACCGATCACGGTTTCACGTCGTCGCAGGACGCCGGGCGGGCCAGCCTGGAGCGGCTCGGCCTCGATTATGTGGACCTCTATCTGATCCATTGGCCCGGCAACGACATCGGCAAGTACGTCGACAGCTGGGGTGGACTGATGGCACTCAAGCAGGCCGGGCTGACCCGTTCCACCGGGGTGGCCAACTTCAGCCCCGAGAACCTGTCGACGATCGTCGATCTGACGTACGTCGCACCTGCGGTCAACCAGATCGAGCTGCACCCCCTGCTCAACCAGAGTGCCTGGCGCGCCGCCAACGCCCAGTACAACGTCGTCACGCAGGCCTACAGCCCGCTCGGTGTCGGCAGCCTCCTGGACAACCCGGCCGTCACGGCCGTCGCCGAGGCACACGGCAAGACCCCGGCCCAGGTGCTGATCCGCTGGAGCATCCAACTGGGCAACAGCGTGATCTCCCGGTCGACCAACCCGGAGCGGATCGCCTCCAACCTCGACGTGTTCGGCTTCGAACTGACCGCCGATGAGATCGCGGCTCTCGACAGTCTCGATAATGGCACCCGCTTCCGGCCCGACCCGGCGACCTTCACGGGCTAG
- a CDS encoding uracil-DNA glycosylase, translated as MTPRPLNELVEDGWARALEPVETHVAQMGEFLRDELTAGRQYLPTGQNVLRAFTFPFERVRVLIVGQDPYPTPGHAVGLSFSVGADVRPLPRSLSNIFNEYTEDLGYPKPANGDLTPWAEQGVMLLNRVLTVSPGTPASHRGKGWEAVTECAIRALVAREQPMVAVLWGRDASTLKPLLAEGDCATIESSHPSPLSASRGFFGSRPFSRANELLQQKGADPIEWRLP; from the coding sequence GTGACCCCACGCCCCCTGAATGAACTCGTCGAGGACGGCTGGGCCCGCGCGCTCGAGCCGGTGGAAACGCACGTCGCGCAGATGGGTGAGTTCCTCCGCGACGAGCTCACCGCAGGCAGGCAGTATTTGCCTACCGGTCAGAATGTTTTGCGCGCCTTCACTTTTCCCTTTGAGCGGGTGCGCGTGTTGATCGTCGGTCAGGATCCCTACCCGACACCGGGGCATGCAGTCGGCCTCAGTTTCTCGGTGGGCGCAGATGTGCGTCCGCTGCCGCGCAGCCTGTCGAACATCTTCAACGAGTACACCGAGGATCTGGGCTATCCGAAGCCGGCCAACGGGGATCTCACCCCGTGGGCAGAACAGGGCGTGATGCTGCTCAACAGGGTGCTCACGGTGTCGCCGGGTACGCCGGCCTCGCACCGCGGTAAGGGTTGGGAAGCAGTGACGGAGTGTGCGATCCGGGCGCTCGTCGCGCGCGAGCAGCCGATGGTGGCGGTGCTATGGGGGCGTGACGCGTCGACCCTCAAACCGCTACTGGCCGAAGGTGACTGCGCGACGATCGAATCATCGCACCCGTCACCGTTGTCGGCGTCGCGTGGATTTTTCGGGTCGCGCCCGTTCAGTCGGGCCAACGAATTGCTGCAGCAGAAAGGTGCCGACCCGATCGAATGGCGGCTGCCCTGA
- a CDS encoding thiamine-phosphate kinase: MTGETIGDDPGDDDGDTLATAGEFVVIDRLVFGRAQADAVTLGPGDDAAVLTASDGRTAVSTDMLVQDRHFRLDWSTPHDIGRKAIAQNAADIEAMGGRATAFVVAFGAPPDTAVAAAAELSDGLWDEARRLGASIAGGDLVSAPLWVISVTVLGDLGGREPVRRSGARAGDTLAVAGELGRSAAGYALWEHGVDGPAGFGDLRQRHLTPQPPYGQGARAADAGATAMTDVSDGLLADLGHIATASGVAIDLDSSRLDTDRLAVAEAATAVGADPLAWVLGGGEDHALVATFPGAPPPGWRAIGRVLAGPAAVLLDGAAWEGNAGWQSFD, translated from the coding sequence ATGACCGGCGAGACGATCGGCGACGATCCCGGTGACGACGACGGCGACACCCTGGCGACCGCGGGGGAATTCGTCGTCATCGACCGGTTGGTGTTCGGACGCGCGCAAGCCGATGCCGTGACGCTGGGCCCGGGTGACGACGCGGCCGTGCTGACGGCGTCCGACGGGCGCACCGCGGTCTCCACCGACATGCTGGTGCAGGACCGCCATTTTCGGCTCGACTGGTCGACGCCGCATGACATCGGGCGCAAAGCCATCGCCCAGAACGCCGCCGATATCGAGGCGATGGGTGGCCGGGCCACCGCGTTCGTGGTGGCGTTCGGTGCACCACCCGATACCGCTGTCGCAGCCGCGGCGGAATTGTCCGACGGGCTGTGGGATGAGGCGCGTCGGCTGGGCGCCAGCATCGCCGGTGGGGATCTGGTCAGCGCTCCGCTGTGGGTGATATCGGTCACTGTCCTCGGTGACCTCGGCGGCCGGGAACCGGTGCGCCGCAGCGGTGCCCGCGCCGGTGACACCCTCGCGGTGGCGGGGGAGCTGGGACGGTCGGCAGCCGGGTACGCACTGTGGGAGCACGGCGTCGACGGGCCCGCCGGATTCGGGGACCTGCGGCAGCGACACCTCACCCCGCAGCCGCCCTACGGTCAGGGCGCCCGGGCCGCCGACGCCGGGGCCACTGCCATGACCGACGTCTCCGACGGCCTGCTCGCCGATCTGGGCCACATCGCGACGGCCTCCGGGGTTGCCATCGACCTGGACAGCAGCCGTCTCGACACCGATCGCCTGGCGGTCGCCGAGGCCGCCACAGCCGTGGGTGCCGACCCCTTGGCCTGGGTTCTGGGCGGTGGCGAGGACCACGCGCTGGTCGCGACATTCCCCGGTGCGCCACCGCCAGGGTGGCGGGCCATCGGACGGGTGCTCGCCGGCCCGGCCGCGGTGCTCCTCGACGGCGCCGCGTGGGAGGGAAACGCGGGATGGCAGTCGTTTGACTGA